The following coding sequences lie in one Cyanobacterium sp. Dongsha4 genomic window:
- a CDS encoding SprT family zinc-dependent metalloprotease has protein sequence MNTIRFGELEFELRQSKKRKTIGITVERDGSLILAVPPDASQDSIAKTVEKRRLWIYRHLIRKENLNQNQLTKEYVSGEGFYYLGRSYRLKIIDHEINHNPLNLYQGQFYLLNSALPSAREHFIAWYRTHLLTYLNNKISLFYNRIGVEPKSIKVRELGTRWGSCTDNKNLCFHWRVAMLPPEIIKYLLVHEMIHLLEASHNQLFWQKLEQVIPDYLEKKQWLAYNGVKFNL, from the coding sequence ATGAATACTATTAGATTCGGTGAATTAGAATTTGAACTACGTCAGAGTAAAAAACGTAAAACTATAGGAATTACTGTTGAAAGAGATGGAAGTTTAATTTTAGCAGTGCCTCCTGATGCTTCTCAAGATTCGATCGCTAAAACAGTAGAAAAACGTCGTTTATGGATTTATCGCCATTTAATCAGAAAAGAAAATTTAAACCAAAATCAACTGACAAAAGAATATGTGTCAGGGGAAGGGTTCTATTATTTAGGACGTAGCTATAGGCTGAAAATTATTGACCATGAGATCAATCATAATCCTCTAAATTTATATCAAGGACAATTTTACTTATTAAATAGTGCTTTACCTTCAGCTAGAGAACATTTTATTGCATGGTATCGAACTCATTTACTTACTTATTTAAACAATAAAATTAGCCTTTTTTATAACCGTATAGGTGTCGAACCTAAATCCATAAAAGTCAGGGAATTAGGCACAAGATGGGGATCATGTACGGACAATAAAAATCTTTGTTTTCATTGGCGAGTAGCAATGCTTCCCCCTGAAATAATCAAGTATTTATTAGTACATGAAATGATCCATTTATTAGAAGCATCCCACAATCAATTATTTTGGCAAAAGCTAGAACAAGTCATCCCAGATTATTTAGAGAAAAAACAATGGTTAGCTTACAACGGTGTAAAGTTCAATCTCTAA